In the genome of Globicephala melas chromosome 3, mGloMel1.2, whole genome shotgun sequence, one region contains:
- the TRIM52 gene encoding E3 ubiquitin-protein ligase TRIM52, with the protein MNRQRVKMAGYAAAPNASQTLQEEAVCAVCLDYFKDPVSIGCGHNFCQGSVTQLWGKEDDKEVRDEEEGEWEEDGEAVGAIGGCGNSIREVLYQGNADEELCQDQEDDELWDGDGGVRDWDNVDYVWDQEEEEEDTDSYLGGVRHDLRTDVYPEEEILEEYDEDDQELYPDTHPPPPPTPPRQFICPQCQKSFTRRSFRLNLQLANTVQIIRQMCPTPNRGSQGNDQGICSKHQEALQLFCEVDKEAVCVVCRESRSQKQHSVVPTEEVVHEYQEKKMEKLVKPCIPNAATTLRGN; encoded by the exons ATGAACCGGCAGCGCGTTAAGATGGCTGGCTATGCCGCTGCTCCCAACGCCTCGCAGACCCTTCAGGAGGAAGCGGTGTGTGCCGTCTGCCTGGATTACTTCAAGGATCCCGTATCCATCGGCTGCGGGCATAACTTCTGCCAAGGGAGTGTGACGCAGCTGTGGGGCAAGGAAGATGATAAGGAAGTCAGGGACGAAGAGGAAGGTGAATGGGAGGAGGACGGCGAGGCGGTGGGGGCCATCGGTGGATGTGGCAACTCCATTCGAGAGGTTTTATACCAGGGGAATGCTGACGAGGAGTTGTGCCAGGACCAAGAGGATGATGAACTCTGGGACGGTGACGGTGGCGTAAGAGATTGGGACAACGTGGATTATGTGTGGgaccaggaggaagaagaggaggataCGGACTCTTACCTGGGAGGCGTGAGACATGACCTGAGAACTGACGTCTACCCAGAAGAGGAGATATTGGAAGAATACGATGAGGACGACCAAGAGCTgtatcctgacactcacccgcctCCTCCCCCGACCCCTCCACGGCAGTTCATCTGCCCCCAATGCCAAAAGAGCTTTACGCGTCGCAGCTTTCGTCTCAACTTGCAGCTGGCCAACACGGTCCAGATAATTCGCCAGATGTGCCCCACTCCTAATCGAGGGAGCCAGGGGAATGATCAGGGCATCTGCTCCAAACACCAAGAAGCTCTGCAACTATTCTGTGAGGTGGACAAAGAGGCCGTCTGTGTGGTGTGTCGAGAATCCAGGAGCCAAAAACAGCACAGCGTGGTGCCAACGGAGGAAGTGGTTCATGAGTACCAG gagaaaaaaatggagaaacttGTGAAACCTTGCATTCCGAATGCTGCCACAACTTTGAGAGGAAATTGA